One segment of Drosophila mauritiana strain mau12 chromosome 3R, ASM438214v1, whole genome shotgun sequence DNA contains the following:
- the LOC117144919 gene encoding translation initiation factor IF-2, mitochondrial isoform X1: MLRIINISRLGNTLHFSRAVTQWQLPPAFQREFHVSAASLKRRKTAEEKKSPRIIEYSPKKLQTAAGGASNIWKHMTVAQLAKELERPLDDVQEAMLYVKGADNIEPAFKLADLKIIQEIAKKLGAKTRVVATPEESNTDEQKERDVAPRPPAAPELLQPRPPVVTVMGHVDHGKTTLLDSLRGADVAAGEAGGITQHIGAFTVTLENGERVTFLDTPGHAAFSAMRARGAVATDIIVLVVAAEDGVMAQTREVIQLAKEAQVPIIVALNKIDKPEANIEKSKRELAQMGLALEERGGDVQVIPISALKGTNLQLLAEAVSTQATLMGLKADPTGLVEGIVVESKTDPRRGKLSTAIVSRGTLRKGSVLLSGLAHAKVRGLFDHNGQPLSEAPPGTPVEILGWRELPLAGDLILEVETEKKAHAVLKYREHESQQEKIESSSDEIRKKDEEHQAKYRAEREARRLAGRFRVRGGQRVKQVDENEGKPRVSVIIKGDVHGSVEAILDVLETYNSNESCRLDIVHYGVGNVTEGDLELAKAFDAIIYAFAVETPQLKAAKEVNIRSYNIIYRLIDDLKEQLSSKLPPVEIEEVLGEANVLQNFLINEGRKEVPVAGCRCTKGVLKKAQKFRLLRDGEVVYDGPLDSMRHLKNEVDTIKKDVECGLRFRDTKVLPQAGDILQCYTTKMEAQQTDWDPGF; the protein is encoded by the exons ATGTTGCGGATCATAAATATAAGTCGACTTGGTAATACCCTCCACTTCAGCAGAGCAGTCACACAATGGCAACTGCCACCGGCGTTTCAAAGAGAATTCCATGTGAGCGCCGCCAGTTTGAAACGCCGGAAAACAGCAGAGGAGAAG AAATCGCCAAGAATTATAGAGTACTCCCCCAAGAAGTTGCAAACGGCGGCCGGAGGCGCCTCAAACATCTGGAAGCACATGACCGTGGCCCAATTGGCGAAGGAACTGGAAAGGCCACTGG ATGATGTTCAGGAGGCCATGCTATATGTCAAGGGCGCTGACAACATTGAACCCGCTTTTAAGCTTGCAGACCTCAAAATCATCCAGGAGATAGCCAAGAAACTGGGTGCCAAAACACGGGTGGTGGCCACACCCGAAGAATCAAACACAGATGAGCAAAAGGAACGCGATGTGGCACCCAGACCGCCAGCTGCTCCAGAGCTCCTGCAGCCCCGTCCGCCTGTAGTGACAGTAATGGGCCACGTGGATCACGGTAAGACCACGCTCCTGGATTCTCTGCGAggtgctgatgttgctgccggCGAGGCTGGCGGAATTACCCAGCACATAGGCGCCTTTACCGTCACCTTGGAGAACGGAGAACGTGTCACGTTTCTGGATACACCGGGACATGCTGCCTTTAGCGCGATGAGAGCTCGTGGTGCTGTTGCCACGGACATTATTGTCCTTGTGGTGGCCGCAGAAGATGGCGTAATGGCACAGACACGTGAAGTCATACAGCTGGCGAAGGAAGCTCAAGTTCCTATTATCGTAGCGCTCAACAAAATTGATAAGCCAGAGGCTAATATT GAAAAAAGTAAACGAGAGCTAGCGCAAATGGGGCTTGCTCTCGAGGAGCGCGGTGGTGATGTACAAGTGATTCCGATCTCAGCCCTCAAGGGCACTAACCTTCAACTTCTGGCCGAGGCTGTCAGCACACAGGCCACCCTAATGGGACTTAAAGCAGATCCCACTGGTCTTGTTGAAGGAATTGTAGTGGAATCAAAGACCGATCCCCGTCGTGGCAAACTATCGACAGCCATCGTCTCCCGCGGAACCCTTCGTAAAGGTTCTGTGTTACTAAGTGGCTTAGCTCACGCCAAGGTGCGAGGTCTCTTCGATCATAATGGCCAGCCTTTGAGCGAAGCCCCACCGGGCACACCAGTGGAGATTCTGGGCTGGCGGGAGCTGCCGCTCGCTGGTGATCTCATACTCGAGGTGGAAACGGAG AAAAAAGCCCACGCCGTGCTGAAGTACCGCGAACACGAGTCCCAGCAGGAGAAGATCGAGTCGAGCAGTGATGAAATCCGCAAGAAGGATGAGGAGCACCAGGCCAAGTATAGAGCTGAGCGAGAAGCCCGTCGACTGGCCGGACGCTTCCGGGTGCGCGGTGGCCAGCGTGTCAAACAGGTGGATGAAAACGAGGGCAAGCCTCGGGTTAGTGTCATTATCAAGGGCGATGTGCATGGCTCTGTGGAGGCCATACTTGATGTGCTAGAGACCTATAACAGCAACGAGAGCTGCCGCCTGGACATCGTGCACTATGGCGTGGGAAATGTGACCGAGGGCGATCTCGAGCTGGCCAAGGCTTTCGATGCTATTATCTATGCCTTTGCAGTGGAGACTCCCCAGCTGAAAGCTGCCAAAGAAGTGAACATACGAAGCTACAACATCATCTACCGTCTAATCGACGATCTTAAGGAGCAATTGAGCAGCAAGTTGCCTCCAGTGGAAATTGAAGAGGTTCTGGGCGAGGCCAATGTCCTGCAAAACTTCCTCATCAACGAGGGTCGCAAGGAAGTTCCCGTGGCGGGCTGTCGTTGCACGAAGGGAGTGCTGAAGAAGGCCCAAAAGTTCCGCCTGCTGCGTGATGGAGAGGTTGTCTACGATGGCCCCCTGGATTCAATGCGACATCTGAAGAATGAAGTGGATACCATCAAGAAGGACGTGGAGTGCGGACTACGCTTCAGAGACACCAAGGTGCTGCCCCAGGCCGGCGATATACTGCAGTGCTACACCACGAAAATGGAGGCCCAGCAAACGGACTGGGATCCAGGTTTCTAG
- the LOC117144919 gene encoding translation initiation factor IF-2, mitochondrial isoform X2, producing the protein MTVAQLAKELERPLDDVQEAMLYVKGADNIEPAFKLADLKIIQEIAKKLGAKTRVVATPEESNTDEQKERDVAPRPPAAPELLQPRPPVVTVMGHVDHGKTTLLDSLRGADVAAGEAGGITQHIGAFTVTLENGERVTFLDTPGHAAFSAMRARGAVATDIIVLVVAAEDGVMAQTREVIQLAKEAQVPIIVALNKIDKPEANIEKSKRELAQMGLALEERGGDVQVIPISALKGTNLQLLAEAVSTQATLMGLKADPTGLVEGIVVESKTDPRRGKLSTAIVSRGTLRKGSVLLSGLAHAKVRGLFDHNGQPLSEAPPGTPVEILGWRELPLAGDLILEVETEKKAHAVLKYREHESQQEKIESSSDEIRKKDEEHQAKYRAEREARRLAGRFRVRGGQRVKQVDENEGKPRVSVIIKGDVHGSVEAILDVLETYNSNESCRLDIVHYGVGNVTEGDLELAKAFDAIIYAFAVETPQLKAAKEVNIRSYNIIYRLIDDLKEQLSSKLPPVEIEEVLGEANVLQNFLINEGRKEVPVAGCRCTKGVLKKAQKFRLLRDGEVVYDGPLDSMRHLKNEVDTIKKDVECGLRFRDTKVLPQAGDILQCYTTKMEAQQTDWDPGF; encoded by the exons ATGACCGTGGCCCAATTGGCGAAGGAACTGGAAAGGCCACTGG ATGATGTTCAGGAGGCCATGCTATATGTCAAGGGCGCTGACAACATTGAACCCGCTTTTAAGCTTGCAGACCTCAAAATCATCCAGGAGATAGCCAAGAAACTGGGTGCCAAAACACGGGTGGTGGCCACACCCGAAGAATCAAACACAGATGAGCAAAAGGAACGCGATGTGGCACCCAGACCGCCAGCTGCTCCAGAGCTCCTGCAGCCCCGTCCGCCTGTAGTGACAGTAATGGGCCACGTGGATCACGGTAAGACCACGCTCCTGGATTCTCTGCGAggtgctgatgttgctgccggCGAGGCTGGCGGAATTACCCAGCACATAGGCGCCTTTACCGTCACCTTGGAGAACGGAGAACGTGTCACGTTTCTGGATACACCGGGACATGCTGCCTTTAGCGCGATGAGAGCTCGTGGTGCTGTTGCCACGGACATTATTGTCCTTGTGGTGGCCGCAGAAGATGGCGTAATGGCACAGACACGTGAAGTCATACAGCTGGCGAAGGAAGCTCAAGTTCCTATTATCGTAGCGCTCAACAAAATTGATAAGCCAGAGGCTAATATT GAAAAAAGTAAACGAGAGCTAGCGCAAATGGGGCTTGCTCTCGAGGAGCGCGGTGGTGATGTACAAGTGATTCCGATCTCAGCCCTCAAGGGCACTAACCTTCAACTTCTGGCCGAGGCTGTCAGCACACAGGCCACCCTAATGGGACTTAAAGCAGATCCCACTGGTCTTGTTGAAGGAATTGTAGTGGAATCAAAGACCGATCCCCGTCGTGGCAAACTATCGACAGCCATCGTCTCCCGCGGAACCCTTCGTAAAGGTTCTGTGTTACTAAGTGGCTTAGCTCACGCCAAGGTGCGAGGTCTCTTCGATCATAATGGCCAGCCTTTGAGCGAAGCCCCACCGGGCACACCAGTGGAGATTCTGGGCTGGCGGGAGCTGCCGCTCGCTGGTGATCTCATACTCGAGGTGGAAACGGAG AAAAAAGCCCACGCCGTGCTGAAGTACCGCGAACACGAGTCCCAGCAGGAGAAGATCGAGTCGAGCAGTGATGAAATCCGCAAGAAGGATGAGGAGCACCAGGCCAAGTATAGAGCTGAGCGAGAAGCCCGTCGACTGGCCGGACGCTTCCGGGTGCGCGGTGGCCAGCGTGTCAAACAGGTGGATGAAAACGAGGGCAAGCCTCGGGTTAGTGTCATTATCAAGGGCGATGTGCATGGCTCTGTGGAGGCCATACTTGATGTGCTAGAGACCTATAACAGCAACGAGAGCTGCCGCCTGGACATCGTGCACTATGGCGTGGGAAATGTGACCGAGGGCGATCTCGAGCTGGCCAAGGCTTTCGATGCTATTATCTATGCCTTTGCAGTGGAGACTCCCCAGCTGAAAGCTGCCAAAGAAGTGAACATACGAAGCTACAACATCATCTACCGTCTAATCGACGATCTTAAGGAGCAATTGAGCAGCAAGTTGCCTCCAGTGGAAATTGAAGAGGTTCTGGGCGAGGCCAATGTCCTGCAAAACTTCCTCATCAACGAGGGTCGCAAGGAAGTTCCCGTGGCGGGCTGTCGTTGCACGAAGGGAGTGCTGAAGAAGGCCCAAAAGTTCCGCCTGCTGCGTGATGGAGAGGTTGTCTACGATGGCCCCCTGGATTCAATGCGACATCTGAAGAATGAAGTGGATACCATCAAGAAGGACGTGGAGTGCGGACTACGCTTCAGAGACACCAAGGTGCTGCCCCAGGCCGGCGATATACTGCAGTGCTACACCACGAAAATGGAGGCCCAGCAAACGGACTGGGATCCAGGTTTCTAG